A section of the Indicator indicator isolate 239-I01 chromosome 26, UM_Iind_1.1, whole genome shotgun sequence genome encodes:
- the CLDN5 gene encoding claudin-5: protein MTSAAVEILGLGLGILGWVGVILACGLPMWQVSAFIDVNIVVAQTIWEGLWMNCVVQSTGQMQCKVYDSILALPPEVQAGRALTVIVALLGLVALMVTVVGAQCTNCIRPGKMKSRIVIAGGAIYILCGVLVLVPLCWFANIVISDFYDPTVPPSQKREMGAALYIGWAATALLLFGGCLICCCSCSQRDETSFPVKYSAPRRPTSNGEYDKKNYV, encoded by the coding sequence ATGACTTCGGCGGCGGTAGAGATTTTGGGGCTGGGGCTCggcatcctgggctgggtgGGAGTGATCCTGGCCTGCGGGTTGCCCATGTGGCAGGTGTCGGCCTTCATCGACGTGAACATCGTGGTGGCGCAGACCATCTGGGAAGGGCTGTGGATGAACTGCGTGGTGCAGAGCACGGGGCAGATGCAGTGCAAGGTGTACGACTCCATCCTGGCACTGCCGCCCGAGGTGCAGGCGGGCCGGGCGCTCACTGTCATCGTGGcgctgctggggctggtggccCTGATGGTCACCGTGGTAGGCGCCCAGTGCACCAATTGCATCCGGCCGGGCAAGATGAAGTCCCGCATCGTGATTGCCGGCGGGGCCATCTACATTCTCTGCGGGGTCCTGGTTCTCGTCCCACTCTGCTGGTTCGCCAACATTGTCATCAGCGACTTCTACGACCCCACCGTGCCGCCGTCCCAGAAGCGGGAGATGGGGGCCGCACTCTACATCGGCTGGGCGGCCACGGCCCTGCTGCTTTTCGGGGGCTgcctcatctgctgctgctcctgctcccagcgTGACGAGACTTCCTTCCCCGTCAAGTACTCGGCGCCGCGGCGGCCCACCTCCAACGGCGAGTACGACAAGAAGAACTACGTCTGA